From Psychrobacillus sp. FSL K6-2836, a single genomic window includes:
- the hpt gene encoding hypoxanthine phosphoribosyltransferase produces MLEKDILEVLLSEEQINQKTRELGALLTEEYKDQYPLAIGILKGAMPFMSDLMKRVDTYIEMDYMDVSSYGNATVSSGEVKIVKDLNTSVEGRDILIIEDIIDSGMTLSYLVDLFKYRKAKSIKIVTLLDKPTGRKVDLKADFVGFEVPDAFVVGYGLDYAEKYRNLPYVGVLKKEVYSF; encoded by the coding sequence ATGTTAGAAAAGGATATTTTAGAAGTCTTGTTATCTGAGGAACAAATCAATCAAAAAACACGTGAATTGGGAGCCTTGTTAACGGAAGAGTACAAAGATCAGTACCCACTTGCGATTGGGATTTTAAAAGGTGCAATGCCTTTCATGTCCGATTTGATGAAACGTGTAGATACATACATTGAAATGGATTATATGGATGTATCAAGCTATGGAAATGCAACGGTTTCATCTGGAGAGGTTAAAATTGTAAAAGATTTAAACACGAGTGTTGAAGGACGAGATATTTTAATAATCGAGGACATCATCGATAGTGGGATGACATTAAGTTACTTAGTAGACCTTTTCAAATATCGTAAAGCAAAATCGATTAAGATTGTTACATTATTAGACAAACCAACTGGTAGAAAAGTAGACTTAAAAGCAGATTTTGTTGGCTTTGAAGTACCAGATGCATTTGTAGTTGGATACGGTTTAGATTATGCAGAAAAATATCGTAACTTACCATACGTAGGTGTATTGAAGAAAGAAGTTTACAGTTTTTAG
- the tilS gene encoding tRNA lysidine(34) synthetase TilS, giving the protein MKVKKYIDKQQLIQSGDRLLLACSGGVDSVAVVLLFQEIQKIYNVQLGIVHTDHQLRGEESAEDMQFVEQLANRLEVPFYGTTLEVPSRVEAEGGNVQVICREERYDYFDSVMKQEHFDKLVLGHHADDQIETIVMSLVRGSLASSLTGIPITRPFSNGSIIRPFLSVTKEDILDFVQSHEQSFRHDPSNDKHTYTRNRLRHTVVPLLRQENMHVADSIRTFVEKQQQDDTFLQMLAKEKFDQLVTVKNESNFVLNTKQFSETPVALQRRVILILLKYLYDSSNTLLNNRLIESILTACNEQDGNTVIHLPKDFFLIRHYSQVQFSSNPIQSLPTQSQLVDEDCWKAVGAGYSIYLTRNLNEQVPSDEKWFIQLENDSLPLSIRQKMEGDRIHLKGMSTPKKVSRLFIDEKIPTEERVVWPILVSAKNDIMAIIGLRYGQQFEKKRNMQNFVLYVKSY; this is encoded by the coding sequence ATGAAAGTTAAAAAATATATAGATAAGCAACAGCTGATTCAAAGTGGGGATCGTCTTCTTCTGGCTTGTTCTGGAGGAGTGGACTCCGTTGCTGTGGTACTCTTATTTCAAGAGATTCAGAAAATATATAACGTACAGCTTGGGATTGTTCACACGGATCACCAGCTTCGCGGAGAAGAGTCGGCAGAAGATATGCAATTCGTTGAACAACTGGCTAATAGGTTAGAAGTACCTTTTTATGGAACTACACTTGAAGTGCCTTCTAGAGTGGAAGCGGAGGGTGGAAATGTTCAGGTGATATGCCGTGAAGAACGATACGATTACTTTGATAGTGTTATGAAACAAGAGCATTTTGATAAGTTGGTACTCGGACATCATGCGGATGATCAGATAGAAACAATAGTCATGTCATTAGTTAGAGGATCTTTGGCGTCTTCTCTTACTGGAATACCAATAACAAGGCCATTTTCCAATGGCAGCATCATTCGTCCGTTCTTATCTGTAACGAAGGAAGACATTTTGGATTTTGTTCAGTCTCATGAGCAATCCTTTAGACATGATCCTAGTAACGATAAACATACATATACAAGAAATCGTTTGCGCCATACTGTGGTGCCTCTTTTACGCCAAGAAAATATGCATGTGGCAGATAGTATCCGGACGTTCGTAGAGAAACAACAACAAGATGATACTTTTTTACAGATGCTTGCTAAAGAAAAATTTGACCAGCTTGTGACAGTTAAAAACGAATCGAACTTTGTTTTGAATACAAAACAGTTTAGTGAAACCCCAGTTGCTTTACAAAGAAGAGTGATTCTAATACTATTAAAGTATCTGTATGATAGCTCCAATACGCTATTAAATAATCGCTTAATTGAATCTATTTTAACTGCTTGTAATGAGCAGGATGGTAATACAGTAATTCATTTGCCAAAAGATTTTTTCCTCATACGTCATTACAGTCAAGTACAGTTTTCCTCTAATCCGATACAATCTCTACCAACTCAAAGTCAACTAGTTGATGAAGATTGTTGGAAGGCAGTTGGTGCTGGTTATTCTATCTACCTGACTAGAAACTTAAACGAGCAGGTTCCTTCCGATGAAAAGTGGTTTATCCAACTGGAAAATGATTCATTACCTCTATCTATAAGACAGAAGATGGAAGGAGATCGAATTCATTTAAAAGGGATGTCTACTCCAAAAAAAGTTTCACGATTGTTTATTGATGAAAAAATTCCGACCGAAGAACGAGTGGTTTGGCCAATACTTGTATCAGCAAAAAATGATATAATGGCTATAATAGGTCTTCGTTACGGGCAGCAATTTGAAAAGAAAAGAAATATGCAAAATTTTGTATTATACGTAAAGAGTTATTAA
- a CDS encoding SpoIIE family protein phosphatase encodes MKTVYEQEQKRSISLRRITEALKAKRITLLFSVIFLLISFFLAQVVLFEASVPFFLPLWALVNLRFQRFVPWVVVGAILGSFTLGFGQVIIHAIQALIFPFYQNRFINKIPLPVFVLIDVVCVQIAWQFVSYGGEIPVSIWLAIAYEGVLSLFMTIFLFQLFLPFPDLLHKRWTVERMGAALLIGALVLTGMSSYIFGYVSIPLMAAHLVIAVSAAIGGVQLATVVAVLSGTILSISKLSFSGMIAVYAVTGFLAGLHKPFGRLWQAFSMLGATFFFILYDRTLPLDSVYIGSLVVASLLFFIVPSTWIKELKDQLYPDTTSVLLRRQKWMTEKVNHQLQEFQHFVDFITRFISEKFDTKALRKDEKTEPLPICRSCFQYEKCWGEKSNGMPVLIKEWEEQPKKSRMQTENRIQYKCVKPIQVMHDLKEREAKQHLTYELQHGKKMFALKLKDMGNHMSGLMSNLENNITMYSSHEEVIKQRFQQANIPFFQIDVLSVEIGQMEIVCCLPIEARAKMLGERLIVPLLYDLWNEPFEIMAMKEIHHPYEHIQLTCKSSVRFQITHDVYTSSSKNTIYSGDAHAVFPLHPGLMAVILSDGMGNDVEAHRESRRVMQFMRECLNKKMDPETTMHTLHYMMSLQNDNDSYATVDLALIDLQKGELWSWKAGSMSTYLVRGSEMRKIESKHVPFGFLPTFSIEARKMDLKDGDVLVMLSDGVFSGNTTVEKQEQYYQKILQDPTMNAERFVKMLEETYSLPGDDRTVIFMQVEHVVPEWSLFTPRQTAKYQEKMVH; translated from the coding sequence TTGAAGACGGTTTATGAACAGGAACAAAAACGCAGTATATCGTTGAGAAGGATCACGGAGGCATTGAAAGCCAAAAGGATTACTCTTTTATTTTCTGTAATTTTCCTTTTGATCTCATTTTTTCTAGCACAGGTTGTATTGTTCGAGGCCTCGGTTCCATTTTTTCTTCCTCTTTGGGCTCTAGTTAATCTGAGGTTTCAACGCTTTGTACCTTGGGTGGTTGTAGGTGCTATACTTGGTAGTTTTACTCTAGGGTTTGGACAAGTCATCATTCATGCAATACAGGCATTAATATTTCCGTTTTATCAAAATAGATTTATTAATAAAATTCCCTTACCTGTATTTGTACTGATAGATGTCGTATGTGTCCAGATTGCATGGCAGTTTGTTTCGTATGGAGGAGAAATTCCAGTTTCTATTTGGCTAGCCATTGCATATGAAGGCGTATTAAGTTTATTTATGACAATATTTTTGTTTCAGTTATTCCTTCCATTTCCGGACTTATTGCATAAAAGGTGGACTGTAGAAAGAATGGGTGCTGCATTACTCATAGGAGCACTGGTGTTAACTGGAATGTCCTCGTATATATTTGGATATGTTTCGATTCCTCTTATGGCAGCTCATTTAGTAATTGCGGTGTCAGCAGCTATTGGGGGTGTCCAACTCGCCACAGTAGTTGCAGTACTTTCTGGAACAATATTAAGCATTTCTAAACTTAGCTTTAGTGGAATGATTGCCGTCTACGCGGTAACGGGTTTCTTAGCGGGGCTTCATAAGCCTTTTGGGAGACTGTGGCAAGCCTTTAGTATGCTAGGGGCCACGTTTTTCTTTATTTTATATGATCGTACATTGCCACTAGACTCTGTTTATATAGGATCCCTTGTTGTTGCATCTCTATTGTTTTTCATTGTTCCTTCTACTTGGATTAAAGAATTGAAGGATCAATTATATCCTGATACAACGAGTGTTCTGTTAAGAAGACAAAAGTGGATGACGGAAAAAGTAAATCATCAACTCCAAGAGTTTCAGCATTTTGTCGATTTTATCACACGCTTTATATCGGAGAAATTTGATACGAAGGCATTGAGAAAAGACGAGAAAACAGAACCGCTACCTATTTGTCGTTCGTGTTTTCAATACGAAAAATGTTGGGGAGAGAAATCTAATGGGATGCCAGTATTGATAAAGGAGTGGGAGGAACAGCCTAAAAAATCCAGAATGCAAACAGAGAATAGAATTCAGTATAAATGCGTAAAACCAATTCAAGTGATGCATGATTTGAAGGAAAGAGAAGCCAAACAACATCTCACATATGAGTTGCAGCACGGAAAAAAGATGTTTGCACTCAAACTGAAAGATATGGGCAATCACATGAGTGGGTTGATGAGCAATTTAGAAAACAATATAACTATGTACTCTTCTCATGAAGAAGTGATTAAACAAAGATTCCAGCAAGCGAATATCCCTTTCTTCCAAATAGATGTATTAAGTGTAGAAATTGGACAAATGGAGATTGTTTGTTGTTTACCAATTGAGGCAAGAGCAAAAATGTTAGGTGAACGTTTGATAGTTCCGCTTTTATATGATCTTTGGAATGAACCATTTGAGATTATGGCGATGAAAGAAATTCATCATCCATATGAACATATTCAACTGACCTGTAAATCATCTGTTCGCTTTCAAATTACGCATGATGTGTATACATCATCTAGTAAAAATACAATCTATTCGGGTGATGCCCATGCAGTGTTTCCGTTACACCCAGGTTTGATGGCAGTTATCTTATCGGACGGAATGGGGAATGATGTGGAGGCACACCGAGAAAGTAGACGAGTTATGCAATTCATGAGGGAATGTTTAAACAAAAAAATGGATCCCGAAACAACGATGCATACACTCCATTACATGATGAGTCTCCAAAATGACAATGACAGCTATGCAACAGTAGACTTGGCGTTAATAGACTTACAAAAAGGGGAGTTATGGTCTTGGAAGGCCGGGAGTATGTCGACATATCTCGTACGAGGGAGTGAAATGAGAAAAATAGAAAGCAAACATGTCCCATTCGGATTTCTACCTACCTTCTCGATCGAAGCTCGAAAAATGGACTTGAAAGACGGGGATGTATTGGTCATGCTATCAGACGGTGTATTCTCAGGTAACACAACTGTCGAAAAACAGGAGCAATATTACCAAAAAATATTACAGGACCCAACAATGAATGCAGAGCGTTTTGTGAAAATGTTAGAAGAAACATACTCACTACCAGGGGACGATCGAACCGTTATTTTCATGCAAGTAGAGCATGTAGTACCAGAATGGTCCCTCTTCACACCACGTCAAACAGCCAAATACCAAGAAAAAATGGTACACTAA
- a CDS encoding DinB family protein, whose protein sequence is MTKEELLKAYGEYINWLDSLTTLDETRATAPYAEGKWSPNEIMMHLGEWDRFTFEQRLPNMKEGEKLERFPDFETFNAKAAALAHEQTFKETLAYAKKQRQHIIERLQQTDEIEWDKAFYIGESKSSIRSYFTDFLEHDEHHRKQISSM, encoded by the coding sequence GTGACGAAAGAAGAACTACTTAAAGCATATGGTGAATATATCAATTGGTTGGACTCTTTGACTACATTAGACGAAACGAGAGCGACTGCTCCTTATGCCGAAGGAAAGTGGTCACCAAATGAAATAATGATGCATCTTGGGGAATGGGATCGATTTACGTTTGAACAACGTTTGCCAAATATGAAGGAAGGTGAAAAGCTTGAAAGGTTTCCAGACTTCGAGACATTTAACGCAAAAGCTGCAGCCCTTGCTCATGAACAAACATTTAAAGAAACCCTTGCTTATGCAAAAAAACAACGTCAACATATTATTGAAAGGCTTCAGCAAACGGATGAAATAGAGTGGGACAAAGCTTTTTACATTGGGGAGAGTAAATCCTCTATTCGTAGTTATTTTACGGATTTTTTAGAGCATGACGAGCATCACAGGAAACAAATTTCCTCTATGTAA
- a CDS encoding EAL-associated domain-containing protein has translation MDAMDVLTNIEHVKAYYQPIFSADEHIVVAYEVLGKLVNGENLINLNTFAYDEDIPVEYRLEVGHKILRLALSELTEKAKDYDIYLPCNANLLILDYGESYFDIINEYVPEDSLSRIVLVLSEHDYKGDFSQLSNILKYYRTYGMKIAINQVGSESHIDYIKMLSPNILKVNIEKLSYESWSAQNDLFTSLGSLARKIGANMLFEGIDSVHQLQFAWKNGGRYYQGKYLADAQTETISRDLLKDHFKEKCQQFITTEKRLLEEKYNELKNLQNMLEKAVEHINPTSDNVAQLLLLAEELDDCSFRIYICDEDGFQLSPNIMRVNKKWDIQEDAIHKNWSWRPYFLKTIIKMRNDQSGEFSDMYSDIVTGEMMRTFSIPLNNNEYLFIDISYDYLFTHNIFR, from the coding sequence ATGGATGCAATGGATGTACTAACGAATATAGAACATGTAAAAGCATATTATCAACCGATTTTTAGTGCGGACGAACATATTGTGGTTGCTTATGAAGTTTTAGGAAAGCTGGTAAATGGAGAAAATCTTATCAACTTAAATACTTTTGCATATGATGAGGATATTCCGGTAGAGTATCGATTAGAAGTCGGACATAAAATTCTTCGCTTAGCCCTCTCTGAGTTAACAGAAAAAGCAAAAGACTATGATATATATTTACCATGTAATGCAAATTTACTCATACTAGATTATGGGGAGAGTTACTTCGATATTATTAATGAATATGTCCCTGAAGATTCCCTTTCACGAATTGTACTAGTCCTGTCAGAACATGATTATAAAGGCGATTTTAGCCAACTTAGTAATATACTCAAATATTACCGTACATACGGTATGAAAATAGCTATAAATCAAGTAGGTTCGGAAAGTCATATAGATTATATAAAAATGCTGTCACCAAATATATTAAAAGTAAATATTGAAAAGTTGAGCTATGAGTCGTGGAGTGCACAAAATGATTTATTTACATCTCTAGGATCGCTGGCTCGTAAAATAGGAGCAAATATGTTATTTGAAGGAATTGATAGTGTACACCAACTTCAATTTGCTTGGAAAAATGGTGGTCGATATTATCAGGGGAAGTATCTAGCGGACGCTCAGACAGAAACAATTTCAAGAGATTTATTAAAAGATCATTTCAAAGAAAAGTGCCAGCAATTTATTACTACGGAAAAGCGGTTGCTTGAAGAAAAATATAATGAATTGAAAAACCTGCAGAATATGTTAGAAAAAGCAGTGGAGCACATAAATCCAACTAGCGACAATGTAGCGCAATTATTATTACTTGCGGAAGAGTTAGATGATTGTTCATTCCGTATATATATTTGTGATGAAGATGGATTCCAACTATCACCCAATATTATGCGTGTCAACAAAAAATGGGATATCCAAGAAGATGCGATCCATAAAAACTGGAGTTGGCGTCCATATTTTCTAAAAACGATTATAAAAATGCGTAATGATCAAAGTGGTGAGTTTTCAGACATGTACAGCGATATTGTTACGGGAGAAATGATGCGTACATTTTCCATTCCTCTTAATAATAACGAATATTTGTTTATTGATATATCGTATGACTATTTGTTTACACATAATATTTTTAGGTAA
- a CDS encoding S1 domain-containing RNA-binding protein produces MSIEVGSKVEGKVTGITNFGAFVELPGGSTGLVHISEVADNYVKDINEHLKVGDVVEVKVMNVEADGKIGLSIRKAKPQAERPERPERPQRPRNNNRPNDRDRPSKENFEQKMARFLKDSEDRLSTLKRATESKRGGRGAKRG; encoded by the coding sequence ATGTCAATTGAAGTAGGCAGCAAGGTAGAAGGTAAAGTAACAGGAATCACAAATTTCGGAGCATTCGTCGAACTACCAGGAGGCTCAACAGGTCTTGTTCACATTAGTGAAGTGGCAGACAATTATGTAAAAGATATTAATGAGCATCTGAAGGTTGGAGATGTTGTTGAAGTTAAGGTGATGAATGTTGAAGCGGATGGCAAAATCGGATTATCTATTCGAAAAGCAAAGCCTCAAGCGGAAAGACCAGAGAGACCCGAACGTCCTCAGCGTCCTAGAAACAATAATCGCCCAAATGATCGCGATCGTCCTAGCAAAGAGAATTTTGAGCAAAAAATGGCTAGATTCTTGAAAGATAGTGAAGATCGTTTGTCTACGTTAAAGCGCGCGACAGAATCTAAGCGCGGTGGCAGAGGCGCTAAAAGAGGATAA
- a CDS encoding FtsB family cell division protein — protein MGEKQRNIPIRKQIASINTDYVRSIERQENRNKAKKVRLARRLVLFTIVSVALVGLLISTLLSSKSAFEEKQLQKEQVAQELEQVKEEQEILKVQISKLNDDEYIGKLLRKQYFLSEEGEIIFTLPGKEEK, from the coding sequence ATGGGAGAGAAGCAAAGAAACATACCTATACGGAAACAAATTGCATCGATTAATACTGATTATGTTCGCTCTATCGAACGCCAAGAAAATCGAAACAAAGCCAAAAAAGTTCGTTTAGCGAGACGATTAGTATTATTTACAATTGTGTCTGTTGCTTTAGTTGGATTATTAATATCTACCTTGCTGAGCAGCAAAAGTGCATTTGAAGAAAAACAATTGCAAAAAGAGCAAGTTGCTCAAGAATTAGAGCAAGTGAAAGAAGAGCAAGAAATTCTTAAAGTGCAAATTTCAAAGCTGAACGACGATGAGTACATTGGCAAACTATTAAGAAAGCAATATTTCCTTTCCGAAGAGGGTGAAATTATATTTACTCTACCAGGAAAAGAGGAAAAATAA
- the yabQ gene encoding spore cortex biosynthesis protein YabQ, giving the protein MTLSLQFFSLLLMVFSGILVGAIIEGARFVTGSFPRRSYVYKYRIVLEIFIWITLGLGSFYILYEVRDGVWRIYDPLAQIVGILLYDQIFQPVFRLIGRIFLLLIIQPIWWIIRFIWMVINKIIYLIWTIISFIFKPFHFLFQKTWHLALQKKPNFRYNGKYTKKLK; this is encoded by the coding sequence ATGACGCTCTCATTACAATTCTTTAGTCTGTTACTAATGGTCTTTAGTGGGATATTGGTAGGGGCAATAATCGAAGGGGCGCGCTTTGTAACGGGAAGTTTCCCTAGGCGTTCCTACGTTTATAAATATCGTATAGTTCTTGAAATATTTATTTGGATCACACTTGGACTAGGTTCTTTTTATATACTTTATGAAGTACGAGATGGCGTATGGAGAATTTATGATCCGCTTGCACAAATAGTAGGTATTCTCTTATACGATCAAATATTTCAGCCAGTGTTTCGTCTTATAGGTAGAATCTTTTTACTTTTGATCATCCAACCGATTTGGTGGATAATTCGGTTCATCTGGATGGTGATTAATAAAATTATTTATCTTATATGGACGATCATCTCATTTATCTTCAAACCATTTCATTTTTTATTTCAAAAAACGTGGCATTTGGCCCTTCAGAAAAAGCCAAACTTCCGTTATAATGGGAAGTACACAAAAAAATTGAAATAG
- the yabP gene encoding sporulation protein YabP codes for MQYQAENQTITIPSGDHLISLRNRKRMDLTSVKSIEKFDQQEFYVRTSQGILHIKGEDLKIVHLDVDKGLLTLEGIVRAMQYDEEQSLDGARGLLHKLFG; via the coding sequence ATGCAATATCAAGCAGAAAACCAAACTATTACAATTCCATCGGGGGACCACTTGATTTCGCTTAGAAATCGTAAACGTATGGACCTGACGTCTGTAAAATCTATTGAAAAATTTGATCAACAAGAATTTTATGTGAGAACTTCTCAAGGTATACTTCACATCAAGGGAGAAGACTTAAAAATTGTCCATCTGGATGTTGATAAAGGATTACTAACATTGGAAGGAATCGTTCGGGCAATGCAATATGATGAAGAGCAAAGTTTAGACGGCGCTAGAGGATTACTTCATAAATTATTCGGATGA
- a CDS encoding RNA-binding S4 domain-containing protein: MRLDKYLKVSRLIKRRTLAKEVADQGRITINGKVAKASSDVKAGDELSIRFGQKVVTATVDAVRDSAKKEEASLMFTITKEERLEKVDPEFIDDED, translated from the coding sequence ATGAGATTAGATAAATATTTAAAGGTTTCCAGACTTATAAAGCGTAGAACATTAGCGAAAGAAGTAGCGGACCAAGGTAGAATAACAATTAATGGGAAAGTAGCAAAAGCGAGCTCAGATGTGAAAGCTGGAGATGAACTGTCGATCAGATTTGGACAAAAAGTAGTAACTGCAACAGTTGACGCGGTTAGAGACTCTGCGAAAAAAGAAGAGGCTTCATTAATGTTCACGATTACTAAAGAAGAGAGATTAGAAAAAGTAGATCCAGAATTTATTGATGATGAAGATTAA